A stretch of the Lolium perenne isolate Kyuss_39 chromosome 3, Kyuss_2.0, whole genome shotgun sequence genome encodes the following:
- the LOC127323620 gene encoding uncharacterized protein gives MEEEASAELISPRISFSHDLATFAATATTCPTTPSRSDTSSFLMSRRRRRLPAEPEFDFANAAAADVAPADRLFADGKLLPVPPLPPTPHARLKQPQPPAWQKTTRPPAVRSWGSPFARSSSVNSATTATSGGRFTCPAFPLMRSQSAGAGHRPHCKKVAPATATAAAPGVHSGGGGGGRSVYYYGYGGGGSSRGGGGVRVSPVLSVTSIGSSVVNMLSYLLCDCGEIKGAKSRGIAV, from the coding sequence ATGGAGGAGGAAGCGTCGGCAGAGCTGATCAGCCCCAGGATCTCCTTCTCCCACGACCTCGCCACCTTCGCAGCAACGGCGACCACATGTCCGACCACGCCAAGCCGGTCAGACACGTCGTCGTTCCTCATgtcgcgccggcgccggcgcctccCGGCCGAGCCGGAGTTCGACTTTGCCAACGCGGCCGCGGCCGACGTCGCGCCGGCCGACCGCCTCTTCGCCGACGGCAAGCTGCTCCCGGTGCCGCCTCTGCCGCCCACCCCACACGCGCGGCTCAAGCAGCCCCAACCACCGGCGTGGCAGAAGACGACAAGGCCGCCGGCAGTGCGCTCGTGGGGGTCTCCGTTCGCGCGCAGCAGCAGCGTCAACTCCGCCACCACGGCGACGTCCGGGGGACGGTTCACCTGCCCCGCGTTCCCGCTCATGCGGAGCCAGTCCGCCGGTGCTGGCCACCGCCCGCACTGCAAGAAAGTCGCTCCGGCAACGGCGACGGCCGCGGCGCCCGGTGTtcacagcggcggcggcggtggtgggagGTCGGTTTACTACTATGGTTATGGGGGTGGTGGTTCGAGCCGTGGTGGTGGCGGGGTGAGGGTGAGCCCGGTCCTGAGCGTGACGTCCATCGGCAGCAGCGTGGTGAACATGCTGAGCTACCTGCTCTGCGACTGCGGCGAGATCAAGGGCGCCAAGAGCAGGGGGATCGCGGTGTAA